Proteins encoded together in one Oreochromis aureus strain Israel breed Guangdong linkage group 23, ZZ_aureus, whole genome shotgun sequence window:
- the LOC116331060 gene encoding histamine H3 receptor isoform X3: MRLVRLETLQDWFYFEKVSGLSTLSHLWSVLTLLTKPTVRSAVSAHPASAGIVDDRVQKGERTQRINNHCAFCIPVYIPYNLTGRWMLGKGLCKVWLVMDYLLCSASVFNIVLISYDRFLSVTRAVKYRAQRNMTHQAVFKMVAVWVLAFLLYGPAIIFWETIVGYSIVPAHECYAEFYFTWYFLLSASTFEFFTPFVSVAFFNLSIYLNIHRRNKSGAACAEDNAKPQKNNEKHKDGAGWSVFFVKTRKVMSSEPVAISAVIEDDDILSPSSSGEPNASQILMQREKFSPHRKNSRLFQHTASCMVPGRRTPGSRLSRDKKIAKSLAIIVCIFGICWAPYTLLMIIRAACSGKCVANYWYEITFWLLWLNSAINPFLYPVCHSSFRRAFSKILCPKRQSVQPQIEVQSC, encoded by the exons ATGCGCCTTGTTCGTCTTGAAACCTTACAggactggttttattttgaaaaagtaTCCGGATTAAGTACTTTATCTCACCTCTGGTCAGTACTGACGTTGTTAACAAAACCAACGGTGCGCTCCGCAGTATCAGCACATCCAGCATCAGCTGGGATTGTAGATGACAGAGTCCAGAAAGGAGAGAGGACCCAGAGGATCAATAATCATT gtGCCTTTTGCATCCCGGTGTACATCCCCTATAACCTGACCGGCAGGTGGATGCTGGGCAAAGGGCTCTGCAAAGTGTGGCTGGTCATGGATTACCTCCTTTGTTCAGCCTCTGTCTTCAACATTGTCCTTATTAGTTATGATCGCTTCCTGTCAGTCACAAGAGCA GTTAAATACAGAGCTCAGAGGAACATGACCCACCAGGCTGTTTTCAAGATGGTGGCGGTGTGGGTGCTGGCCTTCCTCCTCTACGGCCCTGCCATCATCTTCTGGGAAACGATCGTCGGCTACAGCATTGTCCCGGCCCACGAGTGCTATGCTGAGTTTTATTTCACCTGGTACTTCCTGCTGAGTGCATCTACCTTTGAGTTCTTCACCCCGTTTGTGTCGGTGGCCTTTTTCAACCTCAGCATCTATCTCAACATCCATCGCAGGAATAAGAGTGGGGCCGCCTGTGCTGAAGACAATGCCAAGCCTCAGAAGAACAATGAGAAGCATAAAGATGGAGCAGGCTGGTCCGTGTTTTTTGTCAAGACTCGGAAGGTGATGTCAAGCGAGCCTGTTGCGATCTCTGCGGTCATCGAAGATGACGACATCTTGTCTCCCTCCTCCAGCGGGGAGCCTAACGCCAGTCAGATATTAATGCAGCGAGAGAAGTTCTCTCCACACAGAAAAAACTCCAGGTTGTTTCAGCACACGGCCTCCTGCATGGTGCCTGGCCGTAGGACACCGGGATCTCGGCTTTCCAGAGACAAAAAGATTGCTAAATCTTTAGCCATTATAGTCTGCATTTTTGGGATATGCTGGGCTCCGTACACTCTACTGATGATTATCCGTGCCGCCTGTAGCGGTAAATGTGTGGCGAACTACTGGTACGAGATTACCTTCTGGCTTCTGTGGCTGAACTCTGCCATCAACCCGTTCTTGTACCCTGTGTGCCACAGCAGCTTTCGAAGGGCTTTCTCAAAGATACTGTGCCCTAAAAGACAATCAGTTCAACCACAGATTGAAGTTCAGTCTTGTTAG
- the LOC116331060 gene encoding histamine H3 receptor isoform X2 has product MKKPYNDFGSQLIMGAHILESNSSGNLTPAVSEAGAVLPGYLVVILSVLMVTLVVVVVAGNALVIMAFIVDKTLRNQSNYFFLNLAISDFLVGAFCIPVYIPYNLTGRWMLGKGLCKVWLVMDYLLCSASVFNIVLISYDRFLSVTRAVKYRAQRNMTHQAVFKMVAVWVLAFLLYGPAIIFWETIVGYSIVPAHECYAEFYFTWYFLLSASTFEFFTPFVSVAFFNLSIYLNIHRRNKSGAACAEDNAKPQKNNEKHKDGAGWSVFFVKTRKVMSSEPVAISAVIEDDDILSPSSSGEPNASQILMQREKFSPHRKNSRLFQHTASCMVPGRRTPGSRLSRDKKIAKSLAIIVCIFGICWAPYTLLMIIRAACSGKCVANYWYEITFWLLWLNSAINPFLYPVCHSSFRRAFSKILCPKRQSVQPQIEVQSC; this is encoded by the exons aTGAAAAAACCCTACAATGATTTTGGCAGTCAATTAATTATGGGCGCGCACATCCTGGAGTCCAACTCCAGCGGCAACTTGACGCCTGCGGTGTCGGAAGCTGGGGCTGTCCTGCCGGGCTACCTGGTGGTGATCTTATCGGTACTTATGGTGACTCTGGTTGTCGTTGTTGTGGCAGGGAACGCGCTGGTCATCATGGCTTTTATTGTGGACAAAACCCTGAGAAATCAAAGCAACTACTTCTTTTTGAACCTTGCTATATCCGATTTTCTAGTGG gtGCCTTTTGCATCCCGGTGTACATCCCCTATAACCTGACCGGCAGGTGGATGCTGGGCAAAGGGCTCTGCAAAGTGTGGCTGGTCATGGATTACCTCCTTTGTTCAGCCTCTGTCTTCAACATTGTCCTTATTAGTTATGATCGCTTCCTGTCAGTCACAAGAGCA GTTAAATACAGAGCTCAGAGGAACATGACCCACCAGGCTGTTTTCAAGATGGTGGCGGTGTGGGTGCTGGCCTTCCTCCTCTACGGCCCTGCCATCATCTTCTGGGAAACGATCGTCGGCTACAGCATTGTCCCGGCCCACGAGTGCTATGCTGAGTTTTATTTCACCTGGTACTTCCTGCTGAGTGCATCTACCTTTGAGTTCTTCACCCCGTTTGTGTCGGTGGCCTTTTTCAACCTCAGCATCTATCTCAACATCCATCGCAGGAATAAGAGTGGGGCCGCCTGTGCTGAAGACAATGCCAAGCCTCAGAAGAACAATGAGAAGCATAAAGATGGAGCAGGCTGGTCCGTGTTTTTTGTCAAGACTCGGAAGGTGATGTCAAGCGAGCCTGTTGCGATCTCTGCGGTCATCGAAGATGACGACATCTTGTCTCCCTCCTCCAGCGGGGAGCCTAACGCCAGTCAGATATTAATGCAGCGAGAGAAGTTCTCTCCACACAGAAAAAACTCCAGGTTGTTTCAGCACACGGCCTCCTGCATGGTGCCTGGCCGTAGGACACCGGGATCTCGGCTTTCCAGAGACAAAAAGATTGCTAAATCTTTAGCCATTATAGTCTGCATTTTTGGGATATGCTGGGCTCCGTACACTCTACTGATGATTATCCGTGCCGCCTGTAGCGGTAAATGTGTGGCGAACTACTGGTACGAGATTACCTTCTGGCTTCTGTGGCTGAACTCTGCCATCAACCCGTTCTTGTACCCTGTGTGCCACAGCAGCTTTCGAAGGGCTTTCTCAAAGATACTGTGCCCTAAAAGACAATCAGTTCAACCACAGATTGAAGTTCAGTCTTGTTAG
- the LOC116331060 gene encoding histamine H3 receptor isoform X1 has protein sequence MRLVRLETLQDWFYFEKVSGLSTLSHLWSVLTLLTKPTVRSAVSAHPASAGIVDDRVQKGERTQRINNHWNALVIMAFIVDKTLRNQSNYFFLNLAISDFLVGAFCIPVYIPYNLTGRWMLGKGLCKVWLVMDYLLCSASVFNIVLISYDRFLSVTRAVKYRAQRNMTHQAVFKMVAVWVLAFLLYGPAIIFWETIVGYSIVPAHECYAEFYFTWYFLLSASTFEFFTPFVSVAFFNLSIYLNIHRRNKSGAACAEDNAKPQKNNEKHKDGAGWSVFFVKTRKVMSSEPVAISAVIEDDDILSPSSSGEPNASQILMQREKFSPHRKNSRLFQHTASCMVPGRRTPGSRLSRDKKIAKSLAIIVCIFGICWAPYTLLMIIRAACSGKCVANYWYEITFWLLWLNSAINPFLYPVCHSSFRRAFSKILCPKRQSVQPQIEVQSC, from the exons ATGCGCCTTGTTCGTCTTGAAACCTTACAggactggttttattttgaaaaagtaTCCGGATTAAGTACTTTATCTCACCTCTGGTCAGTACTGACGTTGTTAACAAAACCAACGGTGCGCTCCGCAGTATCAGCACATCCAGCATCAGCTGGGATTGTAGATGACAGAGTCCAGAAAGGAGAGAGGACCCAGAGGATCAATAATCATT GGAACGCGCTGGTCATCATGGCTTTTATTGTGGACAAAACCCTGAGAAATCAAAGCAACTACTTCTTTTTGAACCTTGCTATATCCGATTTTCTAGTGG gtGCCTTTTGCATCCCGGTGTACATCCCCTATAACCTGACCGGCAGGTGGATGCTGGGCAAAGGGCTCTGCAAAGTGTGGCTGGTCATGGATTACCTCCTTTGTTCAGCCTCTGTCTTCAACATTGTCCTTATTAGTTATGATCGCTTCCTGTCAGTCACAAGAGCA GTTAAATACAGAGCTCAGAGGAACATGACCCACCAGGCTGTTTTCAAGATGGTGGCGGTGTGGGTGCTGGCCTTCCTCCTCTACGGCCCTGCCATCATCTTCTGGGAAACGATCGTCGGCTACAGCATTGTCCCGGCCCACGAGTGCTATGCTGAGTTTTATTTCACCTGGTACTTCCTGCTGAGTGCATCTACCTTTGAGTTCTTCACCCCGTTTGTGTCGGTGGCCTTTTTCAACCTCAGCATCTATCTCAACATCCATCGCAGGAATAAGAGTGGGGCCGCCTGTGCTGAAGACAATGCCAAGCCTCAGAAGAACAATGAGAAGCATAAAGATGGAGCAGGCTGGTCCGTGTTTTTTGTCAAGACTCGGAAGGTGATGTCAAGCGAGCCTGTTGCGATCTCTGCGGTCATCGAAGATGACGACATCTTGTCTCCCTCCTCCAGCGGGGAGCCTAACGCCAGTCAGATATTAATGCAGCGAGAGAAGTTCTCTCCACACAGAAAAAACTCCAGGTTGTTTCAGCACACGGCCTCCTGCATGGTGCCTGGCCGTAGGACACCGGGATCTCGGCTTTCCAGAGACAAAAAGATTGCTAAATCTTTAGCCATTATAGTCTGCATTTTTGGGATATGCTGGGCTCCGTACACTCTACTGATGATTATCCGTGCCGCCTGTAGCGGTAAATGTGTGGCGAACTACTGGTACGAGATTACCTTCTGGCTTCTGTGGCTGAACTCTGCCATCAACCCGTTCTTGTACCCTGTGTGCCACAGCAGCTTTCGAAGGGCTTTCTCAAAGATACTGTGCCCTAAAAGACAATCAGTTCAACCACAGATTGAAGTTCAGTCTTGTTAG